CACACCTGTCACCTGCAGAACTGGCAAAAATCTCAATGTATTTGAACTTCGACATGCTCGCCTCACCCAATTACGTTCGTTTCGTGTATGACGGCGACGGTTCCGATTCTCCCAATCCGGGGCCGCCGGGTTCGGAACAGATAGAAAAGCTGTTTAATGATTACTTTGCATTAAACAGCCTTCCGACAGATCCAACGGCCATATCAGGCTCATCCGATCACGGTCCCTTTGCCGACAGGAATATCCCTGTAGGAGGGATATACGCAGGATCCAGCGAGATTAAAAGCGAAGAACAGGTGATGAAGTACGGCGGCACAGCAGGTGATCATTGTGACCCCAATTATCATACCCCATATGATACCGAGGCTAACCTGAATTACATAATCGAAGAACAGATGCTCAAAGCCGCTGCCTATTCCGTTAATACTTACAGCCATACCCTGCCTGATATGCTGATGAAAAGTAACTCACTTAAAGCGAAAAACGAACAGGCTTATCATTCAACGTACAAGGGCCCGTTTGCAATTGAGTAAAATATTGTCCCGAAATCAGATCGCATCAAAGCGTTGATTCTTGACATATCCTTTAAAATACCAAAGATTAATCCTGTGACTGAATTCATGATTAAATCAAAAGGGGACTGCATTTATGAAAGTCTTTGATAGACCCGGGCCTGTCAACACCGATGAGACCATCCGAATTGCAAAGTCGGCTTCCTCGAAATATGAATATATCGTTGTGGCTTCGATAACCGGAGACTCCGCTATAAAGCTTGCCGGAATTCTCCCTGATAAAAAAATAGTCTGTGTGACGTGCCCGCAGGGGATGAGCTGGGAAGTAGGCAAAATGAATACCGGCCCCTTTGCAGATATTGCCGAACTGGCGGTTATCCGTGACCAATGGGCAAACCGGGGTTTGTTGAAAGTTCCCATGACTGTAACACCTGAAAACAGAAAGGAGCTGGACAGACTCAACGTAAAAATCGTCCAGGGGACAATACCATTTTTCGGCCCGTCTTTTTCAATGAGAGTACACCTGCAGAAAGTCACCGGACTTGATCTTATGGCGAAAACCCTTGAATTGATATCCACGGGAACGCTGGTCTGCCTGGAATGCGTTCTCATGTCCGTGGATGCCGGTGTAATTCCTGAAGGCATTGAAGTGCTTGCATTGGCGGGTACCGAGCGAGGCCTTGATACGGCATGGATAATCAGAGGAAGCGCTTCCGCCAATCTTTTCCATCCGTCAAAAGGCGCCAGATTCGTTGAACTCATTGCCAAACCCGGGGTTTCTTCAATACCGGATGTCGCGATAGAATATCTCAGATAAAGTCCATACAGGACTCTCTCAACCAAACAGCTTCATAGTACGCAATTTCGTTAGACATCTGCGCTTCTCTAATGTGTACAGGTATTTCTAACCTTTCGTTCCAGGCTTTCCGATATAAGATATAAATCCGCTGTTGAATATCAATGGGGGAGATGAGTATGAATAGTAGGTTATATGGATTTCAAACCTGTATCAAAAACCCGCAGTTCATGATTGTCGCTAAACTTTAAATCCTTGAAATCGGATATCATAATGCCCGTCCGCGGAAGTGGCGGTTACCGAATACGGGGAAACTTCCTGGTATATTCGGCCGATTCACTTGCGTAATCCCTCTTCAGACGCGCCTTGACTGTCACCTCGAACGAAACGCTGTTCCCTGACAATTCGGGCTTCGATGGGAAAAGGATCAGCGGCGTAGGATACCATTTGCCTTCCACCCCTACATGCCTCTGTCCGTTTCCGTCATAGTAGTAAAGCGTTGCGAAATAATCCAGAGGTTCGCCTTTTGGCGCTGAAGCCCCGTTAATACATACGTGATTGTCTTTCGACGGGTTGTAAAATCCGATCTCTCTTGCTTCTATACCTATTTGAATCACATCCGTCGGCGCCTTGATGGGTGTGATGGCAAGATTGTTGCCGTCTGAATAAACGTTGATGCTTTTATCTCTATAGATTTCATCGGGCATGACCCCTGGGATTATTATCCCCATCAGATAAGATACCGATGCAGCGGACATAATACCGCCGTAACCAAGATATTTGAGAGCCGCCAGAGCAATATATTTGGCGTTGTTGCTGTCCACATTCACGCCTGCATGGTCGTGTATCTTCCATGTCAGCTGTGAGCAGTAAAGGCATCGCTTCTGATATGGAGGCTTAATACAAATGTCCTCGGTTTTTTTGTCGTGAGGGACGAATACCGTCCAGTTATAACCCGACATGCTGGCAGTCCCGTAACGTATAATAGCCCAGTCCAATGCCGATGTTATTTGGTAAACCGATTTACGGTTGCTGTGCGCAAGCGCAACGCGGCCGTAATCCGATTTCCACACCGACAGCGGACGGATGATGACTCCGTCCGAGACCGCTTCATAAACAAAGCTGTTGCCCTGGTAGTTGCCCGCATGGGTGAAGTCGATCACATATGGCAGATGAGGGACTATACCTGACGATCTGCCGAACAGGATATCTCCCCTCTGCATGGAGTCATAATCGGGACGGCCGCTCACACCTGCTTCGCCTGACGGGGACGAATCCTTGGTATTATCGAGCATGGTCGCAACCGCATCCTGCACTATGTTATAATTCATGTCGTCCCGGCGCATCTCTTGAAGGTCCTGTTCAATCTGATCCAAAAGGACGTCACTTCTTTCAGTGTCTATTGCCGGGTCCGCTACCTGTTTGTAAAGATCATTTATTTCAAGCTGAAGTTTGATGGTTTCATCGGAAAAAGGCATCTTTGCTAGTAATGTCGTCAAAGCATTTTGAAACGCCGCCTCTTCCTCGGGAGAATCGATGCTGTCAGGGTCGCCCGATTCCTTCGCGACATCAAGGGCCTCGTTGACTGCCTCGACAAGTTCGTCCGGGAGGCCGTCTTCGTTTTCATCAATCATCAGATTTATTTTCGCCGGTGCATCATTACTGCTGCTGCTCCCGCCGCATCCACAGGACATGAACAATAGAAAGAACAGGCTAAAGGCCGCCATCATAACCATCATTAAATTTCTATTCATATCCATTCCCCTAAGATAACCTGATAAATTGTTTAATATTTGTATCGACAAAATTATTTTAAATATAACGGTTATTAACTGAAACTTTTTAAAAGATAGATACCAGAGATCGCAGCTTCTTGGAGGGTTGTGAATTTATCAGGACTTTCCCGAGTATATAAAGCCCGATTCAGGGCCTGTTCGTCTCTGAACAATCCTATCCTGAAACCCTCAAGGCATACACCCTGACATAATCGACCAGGAAGGAATCCGGCAAATCGGCTTTCTTGATGTCTCCTGCCCAGGTGCCGATCTCATCGCTTATGATGAGTTCCCCTGGCTTTTCGCATACGCCTCCATAGCTGTGGCTCCAGGTCTTTACTCCGTCGATGTAATAGACATATTTTTGAGGCGTCCATAAAAGGCCCACCGTGTGCCATCCTTCCATTGCGCCCTTTAAAAAGACCTTTCTGGCTGAAGACTTGTGCTCGCTTCCGTAACCGTCCCAGTGGATAGTCTGCTGAATCATGTTATCGAGCGTGGGCTTTTCGAATATGTCTATTTCCGCACCGTCAACGCCTCCGTTTCCAATGCTGCCTTCATCGCCGGCCATCATCCAGAATGCGGGCCAGTGGCCCTGCTCTCTGTGAAACTTAACCCTTATCGCATAATAGCCGTAAGGCTCTTCCATGAGGCTTATGAGCCCTTTGGAGGTGATGCAGCCGTCGATGAACCTGCTGTCCTCTTCATATGTAGTCATGACGAGATTGCCCTCGCCGTCGAGGCTTACCGCCTCTTTCTCCCACCAGCCGTCGCGCCTGGGCGAGTTGTCTTCAAAGCTCCATTTGCTTTCATCGAGCGCCGTCCCGTTAAAGTCGTCTTCAAAAACGAGTTCAAGTTCATAGCCTTCTGGAGATTCGGGGACAAAGCTCTCGCGGTTTTCGGGCTTTACAAGACCATCCGGAATCCAGAAAAATGTTATTGCAGGGATGCAGGCAACCAGCGTCAATAACAATCCTGTCAAAAAGGCTCTTTTAAGGTTCTTCATAATCCCCTCGATATAGAAAAATTAAAAACTATTTTAATATATACCCGCTCAAAAAGCTACCACGGCCTGATGAAGTATTTCCTGCTGTCCTCACAATACAGCACTGGTAATAAAACAATTGCCCCCGCCTGATGATGAACTTTCCGGCACAGCGCTTTCTGTTGTAAACGAAGTTAATGATGAAGCTTGGGATTCGGCTCCACGGTCATCCCGGTATATTACCTGCCAGTAGTACTTCGACCCCGAGTCAAGCAAGCCGGAAGGAATTGTGAATGCAGTCCTATTGACCGTATCAAAAGAACCTGAATAGACGATGCTTCCCGATGAATCCTGAATAAGCCACCGGCTTGCTTCATGCGCATCACCGTCTTCATCCATAAACTCCGATGTGGAAAGTGTAACCGGCTGCCCCATATTTACCGACCCGTCATCGGGAGGCTGAAGATTTACCGGTTGATCAGGTCTTGTGTTGGCCTGGCCGCTCAAAGATATGCTCCTGCTGATCCCGGCGGAGTCCACCTGCAGCTCTGCCGTATTGGTGGTCTTTCCTGCCTGTCCGGTGAACATCACCTGAATATCAAGCGATGCTGCCGATTCTATATCCAGATCGGAAAAAGGTATCACGGAATACATCGGGTTTGTCACAGTGCAGGAGGTATCCGTCAACGTCACGGACCCGTTATTCGTGATTGTAAATGATCGGGTCAGGAACGGCTGATCGGGAAGCAGGAGCATGCCGAAATCAATGCCGGAAGAGCTCAGTACAAAGGAAGCACCTGGTACCGTGGCGAAGTTTACGGTATATACCTCATCCTCTATATCGCATTCGTTCGTACCGGCCGCTATCCTGAAATATCCGTTTTCACCCCAGCCAGGCCCCCAGCTGTTTTTAATTATCCAGCACTGCTGTGCATCATCGTAACCGACTATTGCTACAGCATGTCCTCCTTCAACCTTGCCGGTTGTGTGACGATAGATCCCCGACTGGTAGTAAAAAAAGTCAGTATAGACTGTAAATCCGGTTAATACCGGCCCATACCGGGCAATCGCGCTTTTTATTGACTCTACCGAAGTTGAAACATCTTCAAATGACGTAATCCGATATGTATTTTGCCGCCAGTCGGCACATCCTTCACATCTGCCGGCTATTCCGCTTGTCCCGGAAGTGTAAGGGTAGCATGCTTCAAGGGGTGCACCCGTTTTTTTCAGAAAATCAAACGCAACGTCCAGAAACCCTCCGTCGCACCCATAATTTTCAGAGTCACATGAAACCATCGACTGTTCAGAAAGGTCCAATTCCATATCGGGTGACCGGCTGGTAATGAGTATGCGGGATTCAAGAACGGCCGTTGCGGCAAAGGCATAACATGAACCGCAATTCCCCTGGTCCCTCACACCTGTGACGTAATTGTGGCCGCCCATGTTTCTCCAGTCAACATGAGCAGGTATTATGGCCTCGGCGGAAACCTTATTTGATTTGGCTTTCATGCCGGACTTGCTGCCGGGTTTCAGCGATACGAGGCGCTTGATTGCCTCAGGCGGAAGTTTCGAGATCGACGTTTCCCCTGCAATCCAATCGGCGCCCTTTTCGCGAATGGCCTCATTTACTTCTTCCGCATCGATCGCCAGGAGAGGCGAGGAAACAAGAATGAGCAACAGGAAAAGAACAACCCTTATGAACGTTTTCTTCACGCCGCTCTCCTGCTTTCCGAGGATATTTTATTCATTCAACTTGTACATATTCTATCGACATTTAACTGATTAACTTGAGTTGGTACCCCCTGCGGATTTGAAACTGAAGGCATGAATAAATGCGGGGCCGGGACGACCGCATGTGCCGCCCTGCCCTGCCGGGAATACAGATTTATTTACTGACCGGCTTTCTCAATATATATCCCGGAGCCTATCCAGATCGTGTCGGTAAGCTTCGTTGAATAGCCTTTCTTAAGCCATATTCTGTTGCCGTCCTCAGGATTGGGCCAGATGAACAGGACGAAGCCGTCGCTATATCCTTTTTTCCTGTAGGCCGCGTCCGATACCATCTGGAAAAACTTGGCGTCCTTCTGCTCTTTGATCCCGTATTGAGGATAGGCCTTCATCGCGAAACCGGCATTGAAGAAATCCTTTCCGATCATATCAGGTTTGGCGCCATGCGCCAGGCATTTGATTTTTACGACGCGTCCATCCTTCATTTCGTTTTCATAGGCATACATGTAGAGTTCGCCCTTCTGAAACCGGCATTTGCCTGCTTTGCACTCAGGATCTGACGCCTGCTTGTCAAATTCCTTGAAAGTCGCGGCCAATCCGGCCTCCTTGCCCAGCTTTTTCATATTGGCCAAAGCGAGCGCTTTGGCGCTGCAGACGAATTCCATCAGCTCATTTTCTTTTGGCGGCAGTTTGGACATCCCGCTGCACTCGCCTGGATAATAAGAGGACGATCCCTCTACACTCAAGAGATCGGTCATGTCCGCACCCGGGATATAGTTCAGGTATATCTTTTCAAAGGTGCCGTCAGTCTTGATGCTGTCTAACGCTGATTTCCATTTATCGATGGTTTCCTGCGGTGTTCCGAGAGAAAGCGCAATATAGAAATAGGAGCTGCTGAGTGTCGCGACAGGCTCCAGATCGTCCATGCTGTATCCGGCGCTCTTCACGATGTCGCCGACCGTGATGTCCGTGAAGACGCAGAGCTGGACTTCGCCGTTCATGAGCTTTTTGACGTTATCGGCAGGAAGCTGCGAACTGACAAGGTTCGTAAATCCCCTGTTCATGAGGTCCTGCTCGTTGAACCAGCTGGTTACCGTGCCGATGGCTGCCACTTTCCTGGCATCCTCCAGGCTCTCCATCTTTATGCCCGAACCCTTTTTAGCGTAAAATATCGAGCTGTTCTTTCCGACCGGCCCTACCCAGTTAAACAGCTTTTCCCGTTTTTCAGTTCTCTCGCAACTGAACAGCACCACATTCGGATTGATAAGCGCCAGGTTGTAGGCCTCGTCCCAGGAGGTGAGCCTTACATTGTCCGGGATTCCCTGTCTTTTGCTTATCTCGCGCACGATTTCGGTAACAAAACCAGTGACCTTTCCGTCCTTCATGAATGTAACCGGCGGATATTCTTCGGTAACCATCTGGATTATTTCTGGCGGCGTCTCGGCAGGCAGCCATTTTACGTATATTTTTCTGAAGGTGCCGTCGTTCTTCATCTCATCGAGTTTCTTCTGCCACATGGCTACAAGCTTGGGGGAAGTCCCTTTGGAGAAGGCGATGTAGCCCATGTTCGTGGACAGGTTAAGGACCTTCTCCACATCACTCATGGTTGCCCCGTTATTTTTCAGCAGTGAGGGCATTGTGATATTGCCGCTCGGGAAAAGTTCCGCCTCGCCGCTGAGGAGCTTCTTTATGGCTGCATCCTCTGTTATGACTGTTTCCAGGTTCGTAAACCCCGCTTTCTTAAGTTGCTCCTCCGAGGCATAGTCCTTCACCACGACGATCTTCGAGGCCTTTTTTGCGTCTTCAAGCCTGACTATTCCTGTATTCGTACCTTTTTTCGCATAGAAATTCGTGTCCTGAATGACAATAGGCCCTACCCACTGGAACATCTCTTTTCGTTCGGGTGTCATGGCCATCGAGAAAAGTGCCGCGCCCGGCTTATTCATGACTGCCTTATACCCCTCTTCCCAGGCGGCCACCTTGATGTCCGCTTTCGTCCCGGTTCTCTTGATGAGCTCTTGGACCACCTCGGCCGATAATCCGGTGAGCCTGCCGTTATCGAGGTAATTGAGGGGCTCAAATGAATCGGTATAAATCCTGAGTTTTTCATGTTTGACTGGACCGGCCTGAACCGTCGTTACCGTGCCTGCGAGAAATATAAAACTCATTATCAGGGAAAAATAAGCTATTTTTTTCATAAATCTTTCCTCCGGAATTATTGTGCTCTCATACAATTTAAACAGCATTTGTCTAGACGCCTTATTTTCTGGTCTCATCCGTTAATGTAGTTTTTCCACACAGGACGGGAACGAATCATTTCTTTTCCAACATATTATCGACTGAAGTATTGTAAATGATTAGTTTTATTTTTCTTCTCACAAGATTGCCGTTTATCCACAGCCATTATCCCTGATAAAAATAGAGCAAGAGTATATTCGGAACCCAGTGATCTGCCGCCCATAACAAAAACTGAAAACCAATAATGAAAATATCAGGAATAAAGACCTGTTACAGCAAATCGCTAGGGCTCCAGGTTTATCACCATGTCGACATAATCGGTCCAGGCATTGGCGCCGAAGAGCACTATCTCACGGTAGAATGACGGCGGATAAAGGTCGTCGGTTACCCACATGTCATGGAAGATGCTCAATCCCGAGGCCTCGGGATACTTGTACTGCCTTTGATATATCACGGCATTGCTCAAGGCGGTCATGACCTGACCGGCCCTGGATTTGACTGCTGCACCAACCCCTTCGCTGATAATGATATGATAGAGATAATCTCCCAGATCGACACAATAGAAATTGTCGATGTCATTCTGCTGCATGCTGAAGCTGTCGCTGGCCGCCCTGTCGTAGTATGCCGCTTTCAAATAGTCATAATCGATGTCGGCAAGAGCCTCCAGGGCATATTCGTTAACCGCATCATAGAGGACATCCATCTTTGAGAGGTCGACCAGGGAGAGCGTGAATGCCCGCGGATTAAGCCTGCGCTCAGCCATCAGCTTATATGCGCTGTCTCACATGCTTCGTGCAAGGGATACAGGTGCAATATCCGGGTCGCCGATGACAGCGTCGATTCCCTGATAGGAAAAAAGATCGGCAGGAAAATTCTCTTCAGAGCTCAACAGGTAATCTGCACTGCCGCGCACCTCATAGGCCAGTTCGATCCCGCCCATCAGGCAGGCAAAGGGATAGAATATGTCGACTGGACGGCCGATGAGATCTTTCAGATAGGCCATGGTCTGCCCTAATTCCTTATGAGTAAGCCTGTCATTGCCGTTTCCCTCATCGAACCCTATGCCTAGAACGCGCGGCGTGTCGGGCGGCAGATCCGTAAATCCGCTGCCATGGTCGAATATAGAGTACATGTAGTGTTCCGACGGGTAGAGCGTGGCGGCCCAGCTTAAAAAGGCTTCCGTGTCGCTTAAGGAACCCGAGTTGATTTCGCCTGTCTGCACCACGAGGTCTTTATTGAAGTCTCCCCCGCTAAGGTAATAATATCCATCCACATATTTAGCATTTTCGCCATAGGCATCCATCATCAGGACAATCTGTATATTGTTGTTCAGGTCCCGGGCCTTAATATCTTCCAGTGTCTGGAGATAGTATTTAAGGATAATCCCCATATCGTAGCTTATATTGTTGTCCACGGCGAAATGCGTGATAAGCGTCCACTTGTACGGGGTATCCTCGACCTTGATGGAAAGCTCCTGTTCCGCCTTGTACAGGCCCTTCGGCAGAACGGCATCAACAGCCTTCACACTGAAGGTATAAACACCTACGGAACCGCTTTCAATGGTGCCTGAAACAGTACCATTCTGCGCCAGACTCAAGCCCGGCGGCAGCACCCCGGACTCAAGGGTGAAAAGGTAATTGCCGGTGCCGCCTTTAACAGCAATCGCGGCCTTGTAATAGCCTCCCGCCTTGCCGTCATGCAAAGGGCCGCTTACTTTAAGACAACCGGTGAGAATTCCCGCCGAAAGGATGACCCCCAGGACTGTAAGCCGCCATGAATACCCGGACCTGATTTCTCTTATCATGACTTGATACCCCCTCATAATTCTTCAGAATCATCCCGGTTGCAATATACTGAATATATCATACTGCCGGGTTTCCGGACAATAACGGCATCGTTTTTTATCAGCCAGATATCCCACGTAGATCCCGGCTGTCTGAAATGCCCGTAAATTATTTCAGGAAACTTCCGATATGTCCTTCATGAAGAAGACTTCCTTAGCGGGATTGGCCGCTGTCTTAATCATCATTCTTTCCCTTGCGTCCGCCTGTTCGGAAAGCAGCAACAGCAGAGCACCCGTTGCGTATACGCCGCCTGTTGACCAGGATTTCAGCTCCTACGGCTGGGCCGAAGCGTTCAGCAAGGCCCATGACAGACTTTCCCGGGAATATGCATTCACCGACTGGAAGAAAATAGATTTCGACGCCCTTTATTATGAGTTCTATCCGAGGATAGCCGAGGCCGAGGCATCCCATGATGCGAAGTCCTATTATCTTGCAATCAGGGAATACCTCTCAAACATTCATGACGGCCATATCTCGTTTCCGGCGATCGACGAGATCATAATGAAAGAAGAAGTGGGATATAGCTACGGACTTGCCATAGTGGGACTTGACGACGGGCGGTACATCGCCGCAAAGCTTCTGCCGGAAGGGCCTGCCGAGACCGCCGGGATCCTTCAGGGTGCGGAAATAATAAGCTGGAATGGCATCCCGGTCGAGGCAGCGGTGGCTCAGGTAAAACCCATCTGGAAATCAGGCCCGCCTGCAACGAATGACTACTCGAAGATTATCAGGCTCAACTATCTGACCCGCGCACCTATGGGAAGCGAGGTAACTGTAGTCTATAAAAATCCCGGAAGCATATCATCTTCAAGCACGGTGCTGACGGCTGCGGATGATTCTTATCAAAGCCCGGACATCACAGAGTGGTTTGCCAGAAGGCCCACCATGGAACAGGCGAAACGTTTTCTCGATTATTACATGCTTCCTCAGGGTTACGGCTATATGGCCCTATATATAGAGCTGGACATGAGCGACCCATATTCATTACAGAACCGCGTTATCGACAAATTCAGGCAGGCCCTTGAGTACTTTATAAACAACAATGCCAAAGGCATCATTATAGATATCAGGGCGAACTTCGGCGGATCAGACCAGATGGCGGCGGACATCTGCGGATTCTTCAACAGGGACCGGCTCTTTTATGAAAGGACAGTACAGTATGATGCAAGTCTCGATGCATTTGTGGACGTAATGACGGACCCTGAAACGCAGTTGAGCTTTATTGGAAAAACCCCTGCTTTCATACGCCCGCAGAAGCCTTATTACGGCGGTCATGTAGTCGCCCTCGTCTCTCCCGGCAATATAAGTTCAGGCGAAGGGGTCGCCATGGGCATTAAAAATCTCGCAAAAGGATATGTCATTGGCTTTAACGGCACAAACGGCTCATTCGGCATAGTGGGCGTGCACCTCACGCTGCCCGGTCCTGATACTGATACACATTATACCTTCAGGTACGCATACGGCCGCTCTCTCGACTCAAAAAGCGTCGTGCAGATCGACAGCAATGCCGAAGGAATCGGCGGTATCATTCCGGACATGAGGGTCCCGGCCACATACGACAACATCATCGCACTTGCAAACGGCACCGATGTCGAACTCGAGTATGCAATCGACTACCTTAATAGCGTCATCAAGTAACGCCCATGAAGAATTTAATGCCGGACGATCATCTGGGCAAATCGATTTGAGGTTGCGAGATTGCGGGCAGACAGCTTCATTCATTGAAAAATGGTTATTGGAATTGGGGTTTGTTTTTGAGGTCCTTTGAGATATATTTTACCAATGTCGATCACATCATTCACAATAATACTTGTAGTGATCTATCTGATTTTTCTTAACTGGAATTACCGATGGCTTAAAAAACCGCTCACAAAGGCTGAAATCGACAGGCTCTCCGCCAAAGGCGGGTATGATGACATGAGCGCCGTTGGAAAGGCGAATTTCCGGCGGTTCATGGAGGCCGACGACGGAAAGCCCTTTTATATGGTCAACCTCATGAAATACCGGGAAAAGGCGCTCTATCATGAAGGGGAATTTCCCGATGTGAAGACCGGAGAAGATGCAGCGAAGCTTTACAACAGGGCCGTAATCAAAGAGCTTATCAAGCGCGGCTCCTACCCGGTATTCTATTCGCGGAAAATGGCAAACCTCATAAGCGACAGCGACGGTACGGATTTTTTCGAACATGTCGGCATCGTGCGCTACCGCAGCAGGAGGGACCTGCTCAACATGGTCGAAAGCCCGGTTTATGAGGAATGCATAAAACACAAGTGGGCGTCGCTTGAAAAGACGGTCGCCGTTCCCACACGCAGGGTCATGATGATAGACCCGGCTGTTACCGTCACGCTGGCAATGGTCATTATCTGGCTCGCAGTCATACTGGCAGCCTCTTGAAATTAAAAATTATATAAACAGATTTCATCCGCAGCCGATAGTAAGCTATTGGCATAAAATTCTACCTGAGCGCCTTCTGAATATTCTTGTCATTGAGCAGTTCGGTCATTTTTTTCTGGTACCACCCCGGTATGGTGTCCTGCGGCCAGCCTGACTCGACATTAACGATTTCTTTCATCTTCTTTGTGCCGAGTGATTTCCTGTTGTTGTCCATGACATTTAATTCAACGTCGATGATAAGCTCGCTCTTTTCAGCGCCGAAGCTCTTCGGATAGTAGTTGCTCCACCAGTCATTCATCACCATCAGGACCAGACGCTGGGCGCCTGTCGATTTCATTTCAGTAAGCATCGCCGAGGGGTCCTTTGCCACCACAGCTTTCTTCGATACTACTTTAAAACCCTTGCCGCTCAGAGATTCCGCAATATTAGAAGCCATCTCGTCAGACAACCGCAAATCGCTAGTTGTCCACAGGTCGAACGGGTTGCCGTAGCCGCCCCGCATTGTTCCCACGAACCTGGGGTCGTTCTCCCCGCTTATCACATAGGGCCGTTTATCCAGCACTCCGACAGCAACCGTCCGGGTACCGCTGTAATTGAGGTCCGCCCTGACGTTTGAATAATTGATGCGATAGCTGCTGCCGCAGTTTATGATTATCCCCAGCGCGAGAATCAGACAGACTAGTGGAATCAGTTTAATACGTTTATTCATGGGCTGCTCCTTCTCTTGCAATTTCCTTCTTGTTTTTCCGGCTTTCAAATATACTTTATCGGCTGAAACTGAAAAAAGAACAGGGGCAGTTGTTCCGCCGTCCTTTATCCTTAAGCCCGCCTACTCAACCGGGAAATTAAAATACGTATTCGGGTAAGGCTCGTTCGCAAGCGTGAAGTGCCACCACTCTTTATCATATGGTTTGAACCCGTACATTATCATGAGCGTTCTCAATAAAAGCCTGTTCGCTTTTTTATCGGCCTGCACCAGGCTGCTGTCCGGCCAGGAGACCGGCCCGAAAAAATCGAATGTGCCACCCATATCAAGCTCTTTGCCCGAACCGGACTGAATGATCGTCAGATCGACCGTGCTGCCTCTGGTATGGCCAGACCGGGAAGCGATATAACCGTCCCTGAAAAGATTTGTTTTATCGACATCAGGATAATACTCTTTTTTCATCTTCGTATCGCCTATATCAGCCGCCCACCTGATAAAATTATCCACAGCCGCCTGAGGCCTGTAGGCATCGAATATCTTGAGTTCCAGCCCGAATGGCAGGAGGTCATCCTGTACCTTTTTAAGCGCCAGTGCTGCTGGTTTTGAAATTATGCAGCGAGGCTTCAGATAGCCGTCCACCCGGCGGCCCGTAAAATTATTGTCGGAATAATAGCGCATTTCAAGCCTGATCCCAGGTATGACATCGTCAAGGTAGACAAAACCTTCAGGCAGTGGCTGGGCAGCGTTTATTACCGCCGGTATCAATAAAGCCAAAGTTATCAGGGCTGAAACGAAATGCTTCCCTCTGTTA
Above is a window of Desulfomonilia bacterium DNA encoding:
- a CDS encoding clostripain-related cysteine peptidase; this encodes MIREIRSGYSWRLTVLGVILSAGILTGCLKVSGPLHDGKAGGYYKAAIAVKGGTGNYLFTLESGVLPPGLSLAQNGTVSGTIESGSVGVYTFSVKAVDAVLPKGLYKAEQELSIKVEDTPYKWTLITHFAVDNNISYDMGIILKYYLQTLEDIKARDLNNNIQIVLMMDAYGENAKYVDGYYYLSGGDFNKDLVVQTGEINSGSLSDTEAFLSWAATLYPSEHYMYSIFDHGSGFTDLPPDTPRVLGIGFDEGNGNDRLTHKELGQTMAYLKDLIGRPVDIFYPFACLMGGIELAYEVRGSADYLLSSEENFPADLFSYQGIDAVIGDPDIAPVSLARSM
- a CDS encoding transporter substrate-binding domain-containing protein, whose protein sequence is MKKIAYFSLIMSFIFLAGTVTTVQAGPVKHEKLRIYTDSFEPLNYLDNGRLTGLSAEVVQELIKRTGTKADIKVAAWEEGYKAVMNKPGAALFSMAMTPERKEMFQWVGPIVIQDTNFYAKKGTNTGIVRLEDAKKASKIVVVKDYASEEQLKKAGFTNLETVITEDAAIKKLLSGEAELFPSGNITMPSLLKNNGATMSDVEKVLNLSTNMGYIAFSKGTSPKLVAMWQKKLDEMKNDGTFRKIYVKWLPAETPPEIIQMVTEEYPPVTFMKDGKVTGFVTEIVREISKRQGIPDNVRLTSWDEAYNLALINPNVVLFSCERTEKREKLFNWVGPVGKNSSIFYAKKGSGIKMESLEDARKVAAIGTVTSWFNEQDLMNRGFTNLVSSQLPADNVKKLMNGEVQLCVFTDITVGDIVKSAGYSMDDLEPVATLSSSYFYIALSLGTPQETIDKWKSALDSIKTDGTFEKIYLNYIPGADMTDLLSVEGSSSYYPGECSGMSKLPPKENELMEFVCSAKALALANMKKLGKEAGLAATFKEFDKQASDPECKAGKCRFQKGELYMYAYENEMKDGRVVKIKCLAHGAKPDMIGKDFFNAGFAMKAYPQYGIKEQKDAKFFQMVSDAAYRKKGYSDGFVLFIWPNPEDGNRIWLKKGYSTKLTDTIWIGSGIYIEKAGQ
- a CDS encoding glycoside hydrolase family 16 protein, producing MKNLKRAFLTGLLLTLVACIPAITFFWIPDGLVKPENRESFVPESPEGYELELVFEDDFNGTALDESKWSFEDNSPRRDGWWEKEAVSLDGEGNLVMTTYEEDSRFIDGCITSKGLISLMEEPYGYYAIRVKFHREQGHWPAFWMMAGDEGSIGNGGVDGAEIDIFEKPTLDNMIQQTIHWDGYGSEHKSSARKVFLKGAMEGWHTVGLLWTPQKYVYYIDGVKTWSHSYGGVCEKPGELIISDEIGTWAGDIKKADLPDSFLVDYVRVYALRVSG
- a CDS encoding C1 family peptidase; translation: MKKTFIRVVLFLLLILVSSPLLAIDAEEVNEAIREKGADWIAGETSISKLPPEAIKRLVSLKPGSKSGMKAKSNKVSAEAIIPAHVDWRNMGGHNYVTGVRDQGNCGSCYAFAATAVLESRILITSRSPDMELDLSEQSMVSCDSENYGCDGGFLDVAFDFLKKTGAPLEACYPYTSGTSGIAGRCEGCADWRQNTYRITSFEDVSTSVESIKSAIARYGPVLTGFTVYTDFFYYQSGIYRHTTGKVEGGHAVAIVGYDDAQQCWIIKNSWGPGWGENGYFRIAAGTNECDIEDEVYTVNFATVPGASFVLSSSGIDFGMLLLPDQPFLTRSFTITNNGSVTLTDTSCTVTNPMYSVIPFSDLDIESAASLDIQVMFTGQAGKTTNTAELQVDSAGISRSISLSGQANTRPDQPVNLQPPDDGSVNMGQPVTLSTSEFMDEDGDAHEASRWLIQDSSGSIVYSGSFDTVNRTAFTIPSGLLDSGSKYYWQVIYRDDRGAESQASSLTSFTTESAVPESSSSGGGNCFITSAVL